Proteins encoded within one genomic window of Synechococcus sp. PCC 7335:
- a CDS encoding Uma2 family endonuclease — translation MVLSLYRYRCFSHDYIWKRQQYEWWGIPEYWIVDRHRAKVTVLVLVEGVYRETVYTGKTPIRSASFPDLVITLEDMPG, via the coding sequence ATGGTTCTGTCTCTGTATCGATATAGGTGCTTTAGCCATGACTATATCTGGAAACGTCAACAATATGAGTGGTGGGGTATTCCGGAGTACTGGATAGTCGATCGTCATCGGGCTAAAGTGACGGTATTGGTGCTTGTAGAGGGCGTATATCGAGAGACTGTCTACACAGGTAAGACCCCAATTCGCTCGGCGAGCTTTCCAGATTTAGTGATTACCCTAGAAGATATGCCGGGCTAG
- the hisB gene encoding imidazoleglycerol-phosphate dehydratase HisB, with the protein MVSSTHSVSASSFSTTTSPTSPSQPTSQTDRTASVSRTTKETDVQVTLNVDGTGKCTADTGVPFLDHMLHQIASHGLFDLEVRATGDIEIDDHHTNEDVGITLGMALRQALGDRKGITRFGHFIAPLDEALVQISLDFSGRPHLSYGLEIPTQRVGTYDTQLVREFFVAIVNHAQMTLHIRQLDGINSHHIIEAAFKAFARAMRMATEVDPRRAGAIPSSKGVL; encoded by the coding sequence ATGGTCTCTAGTACTCACTCGGTTTCGGCAAGTTCGTTTTCAACGACAACGTCGCCCACCTCCCCTTCTCAACCCACCTCACAAACAGACAGAACAGCGTCGGTCAGTCGAACGACAAAGGAAACGGATGTACAGGTAACGCTGAACGTGGATGGAACTGGAAAGTGCACCGCTGATACAGGGGTTCCTTTCCTAGACCACATGCTGCATCAGATTGCCTCTCACGGCTTATTCGATCTAGAGGTGCGGGCTACAGGCGATATCGAAATCGACGACCACCATACGAATGAAGATGTCGGTATCACGTTAGGGATGGCACTGCGTCAGGCGCTAGGCGATCGCAAAGGCATCACCCGATTTGGTCACTTCATCGCCCCACTAGACGAAGCACTCGTTCAAATCTCTCTAGATTTTTCGGGTCGCCCTCACCTTAGCTATGGCCTAGAAATTCCCACCCAGCGAGTGGGTACCTATGATACGCAGCTAGTGCGTGAGTTTTTTGTGGCTATTGTCAACCACGCACAGATGACGCTGCACATTCGTCAGCTAGACGGTATCAACTCTCATCACATTATTGAGGCTGCTTTCAAAGCATTTGCTAGAGCGATGCGGATGGCGACAGAAGTCGATCCTCGTAGAGCCGGGGCTATTCCAAGTTCCAAGGGCGTGCTTTAG
- a CDS encoding HD domain-containing protein, whose protein sequence is MTSELFKSSSEFRSSKFLGRDFLKALDFAARKHRNQRRKDLAQTPYINHPIAVACILLLEAGISDEVVLIAALLHDTVEDTATTLEELEQQFGKAVKEVVAELSDDKSLPKTVRKQQQIDHAAGLSDRARLVKLADKTANLRDIATSPPDDWSGTRIDDYLEWGKAVIDQIRGTHSELELLFDQAYARGKQAAKI, encoded by the coding sequence GTGACCAGCGAGCTGTTCAAAAGTTCATCAGAATTTCGTTCATCGAAATTCCTTGGAAGGGACTTTCTCAAGGCGCTCGACTTTGCCGCGAGAAAGCACCGTAACCAGAGACGAAAGGACCTAGCGCAGACGCCCTACATCAATCATCCGATTGCAGTGGCTTGCATTCTGCTGCTCGAAGCAGGTATCAGTGACGAAGTTGTTTTGATTGCAGCTTTGTTACACGACACAGTAGAAGATACAGCAACGACCCTCGAGGAACTAGAACAACAGTTTGGAAAGGCCGTTAAAGAAGTCGTAGCAGAGTTGTCAGATGATAAGTCTTTGCCAAAGACAGTGCGAAAACAACAACAGATTGATCACGCCGCAGGGTTGAGCGATCGCGCCAGGCTAGTCAAGCTTGCTGATAAAACCGCTAACCTGAGAGATATCGCGACTTCCCCACCCGATGATTGGTCAGGCACTCGAATTGACGACTATTTAGAGTGGGGGAAAGCAGTAATCGATCAGATTCGAGGAACGCACTCCGAGCTGGAATTGCTCTTTGACCAAGCTTACGCGCGGGGTAAGCAAGCTGCAAAAATTTAA
- a CDS encoding LysR family transcriptional regulator: MDKLESMRTFVEVVNHSGFAAAGRHLGLSRSVVNKLVAQLEQDLDVQLLQRTTRRVSPTDMGRAYYERCVDILAEVKAAELSVTQMQMQPKGTLRINAPMSFGTMHLAEAIAQFMYQYPDIKVQMTLSDRFVDLIEEGFDVTLRIAAAVEEEALITHKIAPIRRVLCAAPNYLKAHGTPTRLEDLKQHHCLHYGHLATGSKWRLVGPDKTYTIPIKCRGYSNNGEVLRESAIAGVGIALLPTFIIGDALRSNELSIILPNYRPLELTARLCYATNRHLSTKIQLLTTFLQDWFKQPSWERGG, from the coding sequence ATGGACAAGTTAGAAAGTATGCGGACCTTTGTCGAGGTAGTAAACCATAGCGGGTTCGCGGCAGCAGGAAGACATTTAGGACTATCTCGATCGGTGGTAAATAAGCTAGTGGCTCAGCTAGAGCAAGATTTGGATGTACAGCTATTACAGCGAACAACACGGCGGGTCAGTCCGACAGATATGGGCCGGGCGTATTATGAGCGATGCGTAGACATTTTGGCGGAGGTGAAAGCAGCAGAGCTATCGGTGACGCAAATGCAGATGCAACCGAAGGGAACGCTGCGGATCAATGCACCGATGTCGTTTGGGACGATGCATTTAGCGGAAGCGATCGCCCAATTCATGTATCAATATCCTGACATCAAGGTTCAGATGACGCTCAGCGATCGCTTTGTCGATCTGATTGAAGAAGGCTTTGACGTGACACTGCGAATTGCCGCCGCAGTAGAGGAAGAAGCGTTGATCACCCATAAGATAGCTCCCATCCGCCGGGTCCTTTGCGCTGCGCCTAACTATCTAAAAGCTCACGGTACGCCTACTCGCCTAGAGGATCTAAAACAGCACCACTGCCTGCACTACGGTCACTTAGCCACAGGTAGTAAATGGCGGCTCGTCGGCCCAGATAAGACTTACACGATTCCTATAAAATGTCGGGGCTACTCCAATAACGGAGAGGTTCTCAGAGAAAGTGCGATCGCAGGGGTTGGCATCGCCCTACTACCAACCTTCATCATTGGCGACGCTCTTAGATCAAACGAGTTGAGTATCATATTGCCAAACTATCGCCCCCTAGAACTCACTGCTAGACTCTGCTATGCCACGAATCGGCATCTCTCAACAAAAATTCAGCTACTCACTACATTCTTGCAAGATTGGTTCAAACAACCGTCCTGGGAGAGGGGAGGCTAG